The Qingrenia yutianensis genome includes a window with the following:
- a CDS encoding TnpV protein, whose translation MKISYTKYGDYYLPDLTVPNKEYNIGRFGMMRLRYIKAHRSCFYTSLKLSGKLMDYIQETDNSAQQMYDDIISKFRKSIDSTCTDQMEWVRRMNFARHYAEELVLAEYVYPEGVERE comes from the coding sequence ATGAAAATTAGTTATACAAAATACGGAGATTATTATTTACCCGACTTGACCGTGCCAAACAAAGAGTACAATATCGGCAGATTCGGAATGATGCGTTTAAGGTACATAAAAGCTCACCGCAGTTGTTTTTATACAAGTTTGAAGCTCAGCGGCAAGTTGATGGATTACATTCAGGAAACTGACAACAGCGCACAGCAAATGTATGATGACATCATAAGCAAATTCAGAAAAAGCATTGATTCGACTTGCACCGATCAAATGGAATGGGTGCGGCGTATGAATTTTGCAAGGCATTATGCGGAGGAACTTGTGCTTGCCGAATATGTTTACCCGGAAGGAGTTGAGCGAGAATGA
- a CDS encoding helix-turn-helix domain-containing protein, with the protein MKITYDTGFTQMPNNILRSHTLKPLHKVVLSVICSYSNSSNIAFPSYQTIADDSGISRRKVIDVISELVTLGCIKKTERRSSKGDHTANDYEVLIGSPDFSLPGETSAPPGNENNSPPDEQPSLPGSEISAPRSEQRAPNQYINKNINNSFNNINLSITANEIDAMTNRIKENIDYDILCERYSGDMLDELVSVMAETICGNSKTVRIAGNDFAREVVKSQLLKINSEHIEYVLDCIKKNTTKIKNIKAYMLTCIYNAPQTISSFYTAEVNHDLYGCG; encoded by the coding sequence ATGAAAATTACATACGATACGGGATTTACACAAATGCCGAATAATATTTTGAGGAGCCATACATTAAAGCCGCTGCACAAGGTGGTTCTCAGCGTAATTTGCAGTTATTCAAACAGCAGTAATATTGCCTTCCCGTCTTATCAGACGATTGCTGATGACAGCGGAATCAGCAGGCGAAAGGTTATTGATGTTATAAGCGAGCTGGTGACGTTGGGCTGCATAAAAAAGACTGAACGAAGAAGCAGCAAGGGCGATCATACGGCTAACGACTATGAAGTGCTTATCGGGAGCCCTGATTTTTCTCTGCCCGGTGAAACGTCTGCACCACCGGGTAATGAAAATAATTCACCACCTGATGAACAGCCTTCACTACCGGGTAGTGAAATATCTGCACCACGTAGTGAACAGCGTGCACCCAATCAATATATAAATAAAAATATTAATAATTCTTTTAACAACATCAATCTATCAATCACAGCAAACGAGATAGATGCGATGACGAATCGGATAAAAGAAAATATCGATTATGACATTCTTTGCGAGAGGTACAGCGGCGATATGCTTGATGAACTTGTGAGTGTTATGGCGGAAACTATATGCGGTAATTCCAAAACGGTACGCATCGCCGGAAATGATTTTGCAAGGGAGGTTGTAAAGTCGCAGTTATTAAAAATCAACAGTGAGCATATCGAATATGTGCTTGACTGCATTAAGAAAAATACAACCAAAATCAAGAACATTAAAGCCTATATGCTGACCTGCATTTACAACGCACCGCAGACAATATCAAGCTTCTACACAGCGGAAGTAAATCACGATTTATACGGCTGCGGTTGA
- a CDS encoding MobC family plasmid mobilization relaxosome protein: protein MRANTNKLNFYVSDAVRKKLERLSKNSGLTMTAVITKLILECEIHPLKTDELLKIYNELNHIGNNINQIAHTANAERHISDDRIDSAVNLMNDVWRCVRSYK from the coding sequence ATGAGAGCAAATACAAATAAACTGAATTTTTATGTTTCCGATGCGGTGCGAAAAAAGCTTGAAAGGCTATCAAAAAATTCCGGTTTGACAATGACGGCGGTTATTACAAAGCTTATATTGGAGTGTGAGATTCACCCACTCAAGACGGATGAGCTTTTAAAGATTTATAATGAGCTGAACCACATTGGCAACAATATCAATCAGATCGCCCATACTGCAAACGCTGAAAGACATATTTCAGATGATAGAATTGATAGTGCTGTGAATTTGATGAATGATGTTTGGAGATGCGTTCGGAGCTATAAATAA
- a CDS encoding ATP-binding protein, which yields MFIGRGRELSALERLYKSDKFEFAVIYGRRRVGKTALINKFIDDKNAIYFMGVESNAKQNLENFSKSIMEYVSGTEIDSIFSSFQSALEYVFRLAEKERIILAIDEYPYVARSSKSLASTLQLLIDKYKDKSKLMLILCGSSMSYMEDHVLAYKAPLYGRRTAQMKLLPFDFEETCRYFENFAAEDKALIYGVVGGTPQYLLQINDALSVEDNIKDTFLNPVSFLYEEPINLLKQEVREPAIYTAIIAAIATGASRMSEISGKVGEDTNVCAMYLKNLINLGIVQKETPYGEKASRKSVYSIEDNMFRFWYRFVFENNSIIARGAADLAYKRIEPQLSDYMGKVFEEICKQYLWKQLLSGNCPVEFTALGRWWGNNPKEKRQEEIDIMGEQDKNTALFAECKWTNEKVDLGVLETLVKRSELFNYKTKYYYLFSKSGFTKGCEDKANEMGNVNLVEYGDIIR from the coding sequence ATGTTTATAGGCAGAGGGCGAGAGCTTTCAGCTCTTGAAAGATTATACAAATCGGATAAATTTGAATTTGCGGTTATCTATGGCAGACGCCGTGTGGGTAAAACCGCACTTATCAACAAATTTATTGATGATAAAAATGCTATTTATTTTATGGGTGTCGAGAGCAATGCAAAGCAGAATCTCGAAAATTTTTCAAAGAGCATTATGGAGTATGTCAGCGGTACGGAGATTGACAGCATATTCTCGTCGTTTCAATCGGCGCTCGAATATGTGTTCCGACTTGCCGAAAAAGAACGCATCATTCTTGCAATCGACGAATACCCGTATGTTGCGCGTTCATCAAAAAGCCTTGCTTCTACCCTCCAGCTTTTGATTGATAAATACAAGGATAAATCAAAGCTGATGCTGATTCTCTGCGGTTCATCGATGTCGTATATGGAAGATCACGTTCTTGCCTATAAAGCGCCTCTGTATGGCAGAAGAACGGCGCAAATGAAGCTTTTGCCGTTCGACTTCGAGGAAACCTGCCGCTACTTCGAAAATTTCGCTGCCGAAGATAAGGCACTTATCTATGGGGTTGTCGGCGGTACTCCGCAGTATCTATTGCAGATTAATGACGCATTGAGCGTTGAGGATAATATCAAAGATACATTTTTGAACCCCGTTTCATTCTTGTATGAAGAGCCGATAAACCTCTTGAAACAGGAAGTCAGAGAACCGGCAATCTATACGGCGATAATTGCTGCTATTGCAACGGGAGCGTCGAGAATGTCGGAGATTTCGGGCAAGGTCGGCGAAGATACCAATGTTTGCGCAATGTATCTCAAAAATTTGATCAACTTGGGAATTGTGCAGAAAGAAACACCGTATGGTGAAAAGGCATCACGAAAGTCGGTTTATTCGATTGAAGATAATATGTTCCGTTTCTGGTATCGGTTCGTGTTTGAAAATAATTCAATTATCGCCCGCGGCGCCGCAGATTTGGCATATAAGCGTATCGAGCCGCAGCTTTCGGACTATATGGGCAAGGTTTTTGAGGAAATCTGTAAACAGTATCTGTGGAAACAGCTCCTTTCCGGCAACTGCCCTGTTGAGTTTACGGCTCTCGGTCGCTGGTGGGGCAATAATCCGAAAGAAAAGCGTCAGGAAGAAATCGACATTATGGGCGAGCAAGACAAAAATACTGCCCTTTTTGCAGAGTGTAAGTGGACAAACGAAAAGGTCGATCTCGGCGTGTTGGAAACACTTGTTAAACGAAGCGAACTGTTCAATTACAAAACTAAATATTATTATCTGTTCTCAAAATCCGGCTTTACTAAAGGTTGTGAAGATAAAGCAAATGAAATGGGTAATGTGAATTTGGTCGAGTATGGAGATATAATACGTTAA
- a CDS encoding type I restriction-modification system subunit M — translation MSELFTQTTTNIQEKSNLIWSVADLLRDYYKPHEYGKVILPFCVLKRFNDCLIPTKNKVLETYENVKHLEVKSGFLERAAGYSFYNISKYDFGKLTEDATHIEDNFRNYIIGYSENVQDILENYEFDNEIKKLANNGLLFLVIEAFNKPSAYMGADKITSVDMGYIFEDLIKRFSESYDEQAGAHFTSRDIIYLMTDILISEDKDLLIEEGVAKTVYDMTMGTSQMLTCMTERLKALDSEADVRTFGQELNPETFAIAKSSALIHGGNADNMKLGNTLSDDKFPNYKFDYIISNPPFGIEWKTAKREVEAEHAMGDNGRFGVGLPKISDGQMLFDLNGIAKLKDDGKMAIIHNGSSLFTGAAESGESEIRRYMIENDWLDCIIQLSTDVFYNTGITTYIWIISKNKPLHRQGKVQLIDASKMAEQRRKNIGNKRYDITDKCREAIVKVYGDYRTKEYDFDGKVCESKIFNNEDFGFNRIQIESPLYDENGEIVTKGKKNQPVPDTSKRDYENVPLVEDIDSYFAREVKPYNAAAWIDKSKTKVGYEIPFTRYFYKYQAPRSSDEIAEIISSQEASITASLKALFGERESK, via the coding sequence ATGTCAGAATTATTTACACAAACCACAACAAATATACAGGAAAAGTCAAATTTGATATGGAGCGTTGCTGACCTGCTGCGTGATTATTACAAACCGCACGAATACGGAAAAGTAATTTTGCCGTTTTGCGTCTTGAAAAGATTTAACGACTGCCTTATTCCGACAAAGAATAAGGTTTTGGAAACATACGAAAATGTAAAACACCTTGAAGTTAAATCCGGCTTTTTGGAGCGTGCCGCCGGCTACTCATTTTACAACATAAGCAAATATGATTTCGGGAAGCTGACCGAAGACGCAACGCATATTGAAGATAATTTCCGCAATTATATAATAGGATATTCCGAAAATGTGCAGGACATTTTGGAAAATTACGAGTTTGACAACGAAATCAAAAAACTTGCAAACAACGGTCTTTTATTCCTCGTAATAGAGGCGTTTAATAAACCGAGTGCCTATATGGGAGCAGATAAAATTACTTCCGTTGATATGGGATATATTTTTGAGGATTTGATAAAGAGATTTTCGGAAAGTTATGACGAACAAGCCGGAGCGCATTTCACATCGAGAGATATTATATATCTTATGACTGATATTCTTATTTCCGAAGATAAAGACCTTTTAATTGAAGAAGGTGTTGCAAAGACGGTTTATGATATGACAATGGGTACTTCTCAAATGCTTACCTGTATGACGGAGCGGTTAAAAGCTCTTGATTCCGAGGCTGACGTCAGAACATTCGGGCAAGAGTTAAATCCCGAAACATTTGCTATCGCAAAATCCTCCGCCCTTATTCACGGCGGCAATGCCGATAATATGAAGCTCGGCAACACGCTTTCGGACGATAAATTCCCGAATTATAAATTTGATTATATCATTTCAAATCCGCCGTTTGGTATCGAATGGAAAACCGCAAAAAGAGAGGTTGAGGCGGAACACGCCATGGGCGACAACGGCAGATTCGGCGTCGGCTTGCCCAAAATATCCGACGGACAAATGCTTTTTGATTTAAATGGAATTGCAAAATTGAAAGACGACGGCAAAATGGCTATTATACATAACGGCTCGTCGCTTTTTACCGGTGCGGCTGAAAGCGGTGAAAGCGAAATCCGCCGATATATGATAGAAAATGACTGGCTCGACTGTATAATTCAGCTTTCAACAGATGTATTCTATAACACGGGAATTACAACATATATCTGGATAATCTCAAAAAATAAACCTCTGCACCGACAGGGCAAGGTTCAGCTTATAGACGCGTCCAAAATGGCGGAACAGCGCAGAAAAAATATAGGAAATAAAAGATACGATATAACCGACAAATGCCGTGAGGCTATCGTTAAGGTTTACGGAGATTACAGGACAAAGGAATATGATTTTGACGGAAAAGTGTGCGAAAGCAAAATTTTCAATAATGAGGATTTCGGCTTTAACCGTATTCAGATTGAAAGCCCGCTGTATGATGAAAACGGAGAAATCGTAACCAAAGGCAAGAAAAATCAGCCTGTCCCCGACACTTCAAAACGAGATTATGAAAACGTTCCGCTTGTGGAAGATATAGATAGCTATTTTGCAAGGGAGGTAAAACCGTATAATGCGGCGGCGTGGATAGATAAAAGCAAAACAAAGGTTGGCTATGAAATACCATTTACAAGATATTTTTATAAATATCAGGCTCCGAGAAGTTCCGATGAAATCGCAGAAATTATAAGCTCGCAGGAGGCAAGCATCACTGCTTCGCTTAAAGCATTGTTTGGGGAGCGTGAAAGCAAATGA